ATTGTTTTTGATCCAGTCGCCGTCAGCGTACCGATAGAAATCGGCGCCCGGGGCCACGGCGGCATCCATGTACTCCACGGAAAAGCGGGGGACTTTTGGCGCCGCTGTATCGGCGGTCTGGGCCGAAACAGGTTGGACGCCGAAGAGAAGGCCTGAAAGAAGCGTCCCTGTGGGTGCGGTTACCGGCAGGCAAATGAATCGATTTAATTGCTTCATGGATGTTTTCCCAGCCCGGCGCCCTCCTCTCACGCAGTTTCGCCTCGAGTTCAATGGACCCAGCCAAGGGCTATAGCATTGGCGGGCCTGGCCTTGGGGTCAAGCTCGGAAAGGTGGTAACGCCTCAGTGACTACGGGGCTGCCGGCTGAAGCCGGCGTTCCGGACGCGCGGAACGCCGCCTTTAGGCGGCAGCGCCCGCCGTCACTAACCGATTACGAAAGGTGAGTGGCCAGGTTGGCCAGGTTACCGCGGGGCGCATGACAGAGTCGAAGCAACGAGCCGCCATTCCTGAGTGTAGGAGACGACGTAAGGAGTCTCTGATCGGCAACTTCCGGGTGAGCCAAAGGCGGCCAGCCGACAATCTTGATCAGAGACTCCTTACATCGTCTCCTACAAAGGTTTGGAACTGACCTTGTCATTGGCCCTGAGGTAACCGCGAATGCACGCCAATGAACGCGAATTGGCCTCCATTCGCGGTTCGTATCACCGAACCGGACGAATTTTGACCGGTACCAACCCATTTCGAGTTGGGGCGACCTTTTTAAAGGCCGCGTGGCTCAGGTCGATAATCCGGCCTTGGCGCACCAGCTCGTAGGCCGGGCCGCGGTCCGTGATGGTCACCATGACTGTTTTGAGCGCGCGGTCCGGCGAGCGAGCGGTCACTTCCACCTTGGTCCCCAGCGGGTAAAACCACGAGGCGGCGGTGAGCTTATCGGGATTAAACCTCTTGCCGTTCGCCATCAGTTTGCCCCGATGCTCCTCGCCATACCAGGAAGCGACACCTTTACCCGGCCGCTCATCGGCTCGGACCAGAGCCAACCCGGCAGCGAATACAAAGCCGGCTACCCAAAAGGTCTTCATCGGAATCGATGTTTCGGCATTGAGCATAGCCGATTCATAAAAAATGCTTAGAGGGGTGTTTAACCCATCTTTTTAAGGTCTTCGCCTACTTCATTTAAGGCCCCCGCGGGTCCTACGATTCAAAGCGGTTGGCGGATTTTTGCAAATGACACGAACAGACCATGCCGATTCAGCCTGGGTATCGCTGGGCATTTTTGCCTGGAACGAGGAACGGGCCGTAGCGGATTTGCTCGAATCGCTTTTCCGCCAGACGCTTTTTCGCAACGCCCGCGAACGCGGTCTGCGATGTGAGGTGCTTTGCCTGGCCAACGGGTGCACCGATCGGACCGCGGCGGTTGCGGCCAGCGTCTTTGCGAAACAATCGGCCACCCACCCGGAAGCGGGGGCTTTTAGCGCCCGAGTGGAAACGATTGCGCAACGGGGAAAGATTAATGCCTGGAATCAATTCGTCCATCAGCTCTCATCCAGGGACGCTCGTTTCCTTTTCCTGATGGATGCCGACATCCTTCTTCAGCGCCCGGAGACGCTCTGGAACATGGCGCGCGCCCTGGAACAACATGCTGAGGCAAGCATTGCCGTGGACCGCCCTTGCAAAGACATCTCGTTTAAGCCGCGCAAAACGCTCTTCGAGCGCCTCTCGCTGGCTGCCTCCCGGATGACCCTCTCGGCTGACGCCCAGTTATGCGCCCAGCTTTACTGTATTCGCTCCGAAACGGCCCGAAACATCTACTTGCCCAAGGACCTCGCCGCGTGCGACGACGGTTTTATCAAGGCGCTGGTGTGCACGGATTTCCTCGAGGATGAGATTCGACCGGAGCGGATTTGCCTGGCGCCCGAAGCCGAGCACACGTTCGAGGCCTACACCTCTCCGGCCGCTATCTTGAAGAACCAGAAGAGGCAGGTGATTGGGCAAACAATCGTTCACATCCTGGTGGACCAGTGCTTGCCGGCCCTAACGCCCGCCCAGCGCCGGCAAATGGGCGAGGTGATCCGCAACAAGGAAACAACGGACCCGGCCTGGCTAAAGCGCCTGATTGCCGGGCACCTGGCTCGGCAGAAATACTGTTGGCGCCTTTATCCGGGTTTGTTCGGCCAGCGGTTCCGCAAGTTGAAAAAGCTCGGACTGATTTCGCGGATGTTTTGTTTGCCGGCCGCCGCGCTGGGCTCGGGCGCCACGCTGCTGGCTAGTTTCCTGGCCTATCGCTCCTTGAAGGCGGGTGGCACCGATTACTGGCCCAAAGCGCCCCGGCGGGGATTCGCGCAGGGCAATGGCCAAGAGGTTCCGACCGCGATGGGGTTGCTGGCAGGACCGTGGGATGGACTACACACAGAGGGATCCCTCTTCCCTTCGGAAGTGGAGAGGGAGAAGCATCGGCAGATTAAAGATGTAGTTCATGTTAGGGACTCCTCAATAGGGGCGGTGGCCTCCGCGAAGTTAGACCGCTGAAATCAACGCCGGCGAGAAAGTGAATTAATTATGCACGGAACTGTTCCTCAAAAAATTGGACGGGTATTTACCAACTTGCTGCTGCACCCGCAGTATATCTCGCGGTGCCTCTCGCACAATCTATCCAAAGAAAAGACGCCGCTGGACCTCGAGATTCCCTGGTTCTCCTATGCCGCTATCGATTTCCTCGAAACATTCCTCGAACCGCACATGTCAGTTTGCGAATACGGCTCCGGCGGTTCGACGATGTTTTTCGCGCGCCGGGTCAAGAGCGTGTTCTCGATTGAGGATAATCCGAAGTGGTTCGAGTTGGTATCCCGGCGGTTGAGGGAAAAATCCATTCACAACGCGCAGCTTAACCTGTATCCGTTCGATTTCAAAAACCCCGGCGGCTTCGAGCATTCGAGCTATTTGCACGCCATCCCGGAAGAGCGGTTTGATGTGGTTGTCATTGACGGCAGCGAGGAGTGGACCCAAGTCAGGCCCATCTGCTTTGAAAAGGCCGAAGGCAGGGTGAAACACGGGGGAATCATTGTGGTGGACGATTCCTGGCGCTACCCTGGCCTGCGGGAGAAAAACCAGGCGCGCAGTTGCCAGGTTTTTGAGAGCGTCGGCCCCTGCCGTCCCGGTGTCACCAGCACCGATGTCTTCTTCTATTAACGAGTCTGGCGAAGATTGCCGTGGAGGACCCCTAACATGAACTACATCTTTAATCTGCCGATGGGGCCGTGGCATAGACTACAGAGAGGGACTCCTCTCCCCTTCGGAAGGGGAGAGGGAGAAGCGTGTTTATGGACGTGAAGTCTCTATTCGGGCTGACCGTCGTGCCCGCCTCGATTCTGGGCGGCATCCTGGCAGCGACGGTTTCCAAGCGCATTCGGGACCTCTTTTTCATTCTATTGCTGGCGCTCTCTCCTCTCATCGAGCGGTTGGACGTCAACTTCGTCAGCCGGGAATGGTATCGGGGCACCTCGCGCGGATTCGAGGTGTCGGTGTTGGATGTGCTGGCCATCAGCCTGCTGGTCAGTTCCTTTCTGGTCCCGCGGCGCGGGGAATCGCGGGCCTATTGGCCGCCGAGTTTTGGGCTGATGCTGCTGCTTTTTGTGTACGCGGCTGCCAACGTCGCGATGTCCTCTCCAATGCTTTTTGGCCTTTTCGAGTTGTTCAGGATGTTTCGCGGGTTGCTGCTGGTGCTGGCGGTCGCATTTTATTTAAGAAACGAGCGCGAGCTGCGCATGTTCGTTTTCGCCCTGTCGATCCTGATCTGTTATGAGGGCCTGCTGGCTCTCAAGCAACGCTATCTCGGCGGCATTCATAGGGTGCCCGGCACGGTCGATGAATCCAACAGTCTCTCTGTCCTTTTGTGCAGCACCACCCCGGTCATGGTCGCGGCGCTGACCTCGCGTCTGCCTAAGATGCTGAAGCTGTTATGCGCGCTGGCGATTCCTCTGGCGCTTGTCGCCGAGGTCATGACGATTTCGCGCGCGGGTGTCACGATTATGGCCCTGGTTTTGTTTGGCGCGACGATCACGACGGTCTCTTTTAAAATCACCCCCCGCTCGATTGCCATCTCCCTGGTTGTGGTTTTGGGAGTAACAGGCATCGCCGCCAAATCCTGGAAAACGCTCAAGGAACGTTTTGGCGAATCCACCCTCAAGCAGGAGTACGGCAATAAGGAGAACATGGGCCGGGGTTACTACATCCGTGTGGCCAAGGCGATAGCGCGCGAGCAATTTTTTGGGGTCGGCTTGAATAATTGGTCCTACTGGGTCAGCAATAAGTACGGGCCCAAGCTGGGTTACCGGTTCGTGCATTACAAAGGGGTGGACCGCGAGCCCAGCGATCAGGTGCCCCCGGACAGCAACGTAGATGAAGCCCAGGCCGCCCCAGCCCATAACCTCGGCGCGCTGACCGTGGGCGAGTTGGGCATTCCCGGTTTTCTGCTCTTTACGCTGGCCTGGTTGCGCTGGTTCCAAATGGGGGGGAGCTTCCTCCTCCATCGCGACCCCGACCCGATGCGCCGCATCGGCGTGGGCATTTTCTTCGGCTGCTGCGGCATGTTCCTCCAATGCCTCACCGAATGGGTTTTCAGACACCTCCCGCTCTATTACACCTTCCATGTCATGCTCGGGGTGTTGATGAGCCTCTACTTTATCAAGCGCCAGGCCGCAAAACAGCCTGTTCCACCCCAACCTGATGCCTATCCGGCGGTGGTCTCGCCGCCGGCCTTCCAGCCCCTCCCCACACCAAATCCATGCGCGTCGCCCATTTATTGAGGAAGCTCGACCCGGCGGAATGGAGCGGGACGGAAATGGCCATTCAGCGATTGCTGGATGGCCTGCGGGATCAGGGTGTGGCGCCGGTTGTGTTTTGTCCGCGTCTCCAACGCGAGTCCAACGGCGACCCCTTGGCGCATTCCGGAGTCTCCGTGCAGCGGTTCAAGGCATTTGTTCCCGTTCTTGGACTTTCGCCGGAGCGCAAACGCCAGCTTGTGGCCGTAGGCGGCAATTTAATGTCCTTTGAACTCATCTCGTCTTTATGGCGACAGGAAGAGCTTTCTATCGTCCATACGCATACCCTGGGCCGGATAGGCGGCATCGGGCTGACGATCGCCAAACAACGGCGCCTGCCTTTCGTCGTCACCGTGCATGGCGGCGTGCTGGATTTGCCGGAAAAGATCAAACGCAGTTTCAACGCGCCCATCGAGCAAGGCTGGGAATGGGGGAAACTCTTTGGATTTTTGTTTCAATCACACCGGCTGTTCCGGGATGCGGGCGCCATTCTGACCTGCAACCAACGAGAGGCGGCGCTGCTCCAGGCCCAATTCCCCTCGAAACATATCGTGGTGCAGCCTCACGGAATTCCCTTTGAGATTTATCAGCGCGACCAGCGGCGGGCCGCTCGAGACGCTTTCCCCGAGGTTCAGGGCCGTCAGGTATTGCTTTGTTTAGGGCGTATCGACCCGATCAAAAACCAGGTATGGCTTCTCGAACAAGCAGGGGCTTTCTGCAAAAGGCATCCGCGCGCGCTGCTTGTTCTGGCCGGCCCTTGCACGGACGAGCCTTATGGGAACCTTGTCCATACCACGATCCGCAAGCTCGGATTCGAGCAGCGCGTGCTCTTGACCGGCGGGTTTCCGCCCGACGACCCGCGGTTGGTCGGCTTGCTCCAGGTTGCGGACCTGCTCTTGTTGCCTTCTCTTTCGGAGACATTCGGGTTGGTCATCCTGGAGGCCTGGGCTGCCGGCACACCCGTTCTGGCCGCAAGGGCCTCGGGCCCTGCCTCCCTGGTCAAGCAGGGCGAGAACGGCTGGCTCTTCGATCTGGACAATCCGCAGGGCTTTCATGAAGCCCTCGATTCCGCGCTCAAGAACCCGGAAATGGCGCGCCAAACAGCCAAACGAGGGGCGGTGCTGGCTGCAAAACACAGCACCACCGCCCTGGCCGGAAAAATGAAAGTGCTCTACGAGCTTCTCTTGGAGGAAAAGCAATGCGCTACGTAATCTTCCGCGATGATGATACCAACGCCCTGACGCCCGTGGATTGTTTGGAACGCCTCTACCGGCCATTCCTGGATTCGGGCCTGCCAGTCAACCTTGCCACCATCCCCGAAGTCAGCATGGATGCCGCGATGGCCGATGGCAGCCCCGAAGGCTTCTTGCCCAGGGCCGCCCCATCGGCTGCTCAGGGTGGCAAAAACCAGACCGCCTCCAGCCAATCCCAAGGCTCGCAGGCCACCGCTGGCGCCGCCGATAGACAGGAAAGCCCCGCTCCAGCGCAGGGGGCCGGTCAAAGCGATTCCTCGACGGACCGGCGAGTGCCGCTCGCCTCGAATCAAAGGCTCGTTTCCTATTTGCGCGCAAACTCCGGATACCATATTGCCCAACACGGCTGTCATCACGAGTACCTTGAATTTGATAGGCTGGACTTGTCCGGAATTTCCCAACGATTGAAGCGCGGGACCGAACGGCTCATCGAGGCGGGCTTTGCGCGCCCGCAAACCTTTGTGGCGCCTTATGACCGGCTTTCCCGGCCAGCGTTGCAGCAAGTGGCCCGGCGCTTCCGCGTGCTGTCAACCGGCTGGTTTGAACTTAGCCGCTTGCCCTACTCCTGGTGGCCACAATATGCGGTTAAGAAACTTTCGCATTCGCCTCATTGGCGTGTTGGAAACACCCTGCTGCTGACGCATCCAGGCTGTTTGCTCTCCTGCCAGCGCAGCTTTAGCACGATGCTGGGGGGTATCATTCATTTTCTGGAGAATCAACAACTCACCGTGCTCGTCACCCATTGGTGGGAGTACTTCCGCAACGGCAAGCCGGACGAGGACTTTATTGGTTTCTTGCATGAGACCGGCAACTTCGTCGCCACTCATCCGCAACTCAAAGCGCTTTCCTTTGATGACCTGGTGAACGGGAATGTTCCGCTGAATTGAACCTTCCGGAGGGACGAGCCCCCGCGACTCCCCATTTTTTGCCCAAAAACCGCCCGAGTTCGCCATGCCAGGAAAATCCTGGGGCGCGTTGCGTCGCAAGCGGCACATGCTCTGCTCCTTAGGCTCGACGAATGCGCAGCGCACAAAATCCGCCAGGATTCCTGGGAGTGAAGAGGTCCGGCCCCCTCGAACAGTCTCAGCCATGTCCTGTTCCGGTACGAATTGAAGTCGCTCCCTGGGCCCCGGACAGCCCGTTACTTTAACCAACATCAACCGACATGCAAATCAAGGAACAACTATACCGCAGCAATGGCGCCCCTCATGGCGCCGCCTCCAATGCAGCCGTGATGCAAGCACCTGGCTTGCGCCTCATAGAACAGTTGCAACGAGACAACGAACCGGCGCCGGTGGCGGCACCCGATTTTGACGAACTGCTCCGGGCAAACATGGATGAGTTGCTCGACAAAACCCGGGCCCACCAGAAAACCTGGCGATTGGGCCAGGAGAAACAATGGCATCTGGACCTTGGGTCCGGGGAATTGGTGTGGAGCTTTCCGGAAGTGACAGCGTGGGCGCCGGCGCAGGTTATAGGATTTTTCGACTCGCAAACGGGCATCTGGAAGTGGGCCTGGGCGGATGCGTCGCTGCCCGAGCATCTAAAAGAGGATGCGTTGCGCGTCCGGCAATACGGCGAGCAATATGGGTTCGAGCGCCTGGTGGTTGCCGAATGGGACGCCCAGGAAACCGATGGGTGGTATATGGCCGCGCTGGCGTGCTGGTTATGCGGGGCGCAGGGGGCCTATCGGCGCGAAGGGGGCAACGGTTGGATGTTTATGACATTCGGCCCGGTGGACCTGAGGGCCACCGGGGAGTGCGCCGACGAACGCTTCGGCCCGCTGGCCGAGCAGGCCGCCGCCGATTTCAAGGCTTGCGCCGGCAGCCTCGAAGAAATCCGCCGGGCCTGTTGCCGCTATTTCAAACGCGGCGCCGATATCGGATTGGCCCAGGACGAACTCATCCAGCGCCTGGGCCTGGCTGCCCCGTCGGTCCTGGACATGGCCGGCTTCTCTCCCGACGCTGCCGAACAGGTGATGCATTTAATCGGACGGATTTCCAACGAGGAGATCGAAAGCTGCGAGATTTGAAGAACTCTCAGTCCATCTCCTCGACCTGTCCGTAGCAGCCGACGGCTGCTACTATCTGATGAGAACGAGGATGAGGGCATCCGGGTCCATTTTCAAAACACGCACTCCCGGGCACACAGGCAGTAATCGGTTAGTGACGGCGGGCGCTGCCGCCTAAAGGCGGCGTTCCGCGCGTCCGGAACGCCGGCTTCAGCCGGCAGCCCCGTAGTCACTGAGGCATTACCACAGGCACACAGGCACACAAATTGTGCTTGCGCGGGGTTGGGATTAGCTTATCTTTACGCTGCCTGGACGCCGTGTGTGCGGCAGTTCAAAAAGGCTGAGAAAGAACAGTTAACAAAAGAACCTAACCTTCAACCTCTGTTGCCCGAGCAACGTTTGGTCCGTTAGGCAATGGAGAGCGGAAAGCGCTGCGCTGACCAAGTCTCCCCAAAGGTTCTTCGGAAGGAAGTCCGGTCGGTTTACAAATTAATTATGCTCACGATGGAAGAGGCCATGAGGCAAACGGGCAGTTTGCCCTTTGCGGCTGGTAATATCGTCAAAGGTCATATCATCGAGGTCCGCCCCAAAGAGGTGCTGGTGGATATCGGTTACAAAAGCGAGGGGGTCATTTCCGCCAACGAGTTTGATGACATCAAATCGGTCAAGGTAGGCGATGAGGTGGATGTATTAATCGAGAAACTCGAAGACAAAGAGGGCATGGTAGTGCTCTCGAAGGAAAAGGCGGAGTTCAAAAAGAATTGGGAACGGATTCTGACCATCTGCAATGAGGGGGGAACGATTGCGGGCAAGGTCAAAGCGATTGTGAAGGGAGGGTTGCTGGTCAACATCGGGGTTGAGGCATTTCTGCCGGCATCGCAAATCGATATCATGACGCCCAAAAACCTGGCGCAGTATGTGGGCAATACTTACGATTTCAAAGTCGTCAAGATCAACCAGGAACGGCAGAACATTGTCCTGTCGCGGCGCGAACTCATCGAGCAGGAACGGCTCGAACGGCGCCAAAAGCTCCTGACCGAGATGACCCCGGGCGATATTCGCAAGGGAACGGTGAAGAACATTACGGATTTCGGGGCGTTTATTGATTTGAACGGCATCGATGGGCTGCTGCACATCACCGACATGAGCTGGGGGCGCATCGGGCATCCTTCCGAACTGCTCAAGGTAGGCCAGGACATTGATGTCGTGGTCCTGGACATCAATCGGGAAAAGGAGCGGGTCAGCCTGGGGTTGAAACAGAAGCTGGCCAATCCCTGGGATTCAATCGAGCAGAAGTATCCCGTCGGGGCGCGAGTCAAAGGGAAGGTGGTCAATCTGGTGCCTTACGGGGCGTTTGTTGAACTGGAGCCTGGGGTCGAGGGGTTGGTGCATGTGACGGAGCTGTCCTGGACCAAGCGAGTGGCCAAACCATCGGATATGCTCAAACAGGACCAGGAACTCGAGGCGGTGGTGCTGGGCATCAACCGCGAAGAGCAAAAGATTTCGCTCGGGTTGCGCCAACTCGAAGCCAATCCGTGGGACAAAGCCCACGAGAAATACCCGCCCGGCACCCGGGTCAAAGGCAAGATTCGCAACCTGACCAGCTACGGCGCCTTTATCGAATTGGAAGAGGGCCTGGATGGGATGATTCATGTGTCGGACATCTCCTGGACGCGCAAGATCAACCACCCCTCCGAGGTGCTGAAGAAGGGCGACGAAGTTGAGGCGGTGGTGTTGGAGGTGGATAAGGCCAACCAACGGATTGCCGTGGGGCTCAAGCAGGTGACGCAAGACCCTTGGGAGAATATCGACCAGCTTTACAAGGTGGGCGACCTGGTAACGGGGAAGGTGACCAAGCTGG
This DNA window, taken from Verrucomicrobiia bacterium, encodes the following:
- a CDS encoding septal ring lytic transglycosylase RlpA family protein → MLNAETSIPMKTFWVAGFVFAAGLALVRADERPGKGVASWYGEEHRGKLMANGKRFNPDKLTAASWFYPLGTKVEVTARSPDRALKTVMVTITDRGPAYELVRQGRIIDLSHAAFKKVAPTRNGLVPVKIRPVR
- a CDS encoding glycosyltransferase, whose protein sequence is MTRTDHADSAWVSLGIFAWNEERAVADLLESLFRQTLFRNARERGLRCEVLCLANGCTDRTAAVAASVFAKQSATHPEAGAFSARVETIAQRGKINAWNQFVHQLSSRDARFLFLMDADILLQRPETLWNMARALEQHAEASIAVDRPCKDISFKPRKTLFERLSLAASRMTLSADAQLCAQLYCIRSETARNIYLPKDLAACDDGFIKALVCTDFLEDEIRPERICLAPEAEHTFEAYTSPAAILKNQKRQVIGQTIVHILVDQCLPALTPAQRRQMGEVIRNKETTDPAWLKRLIAGHLARQKYCWRLYPGLFGQRFRKLKKLGLISRMFCLPAAALGSGATLLASFLAYRSLKAGGTDYWPKAPRRGFAQGNGQEVPTAMGLLAGPWDGLHTEGSLFPSEVEREKHRQIKDVVHVRDSSIGAVASAKLDR
- a CDS encoding class I SAM-dependent methyltransferase, with protein sequence MHGTVPQKIGRVFTNLLLHPQYISRCLSHNLSKEKTPLDLEIPWFSYAAIDFLETFLEPHMSVCEYGSGGSTMFFARRVKSVFSIEDNPKWFELVSRRLREKSIHNAQLNLYPFDFKNPGGFEHSSYLHAIPEERFDVVVIDGSEEWTQVRPICFEKAEGRVKHGGIIVVDDSWRYPGLREKNQARSCQVFESVGPCRPGVTSTDVFFY
- a CDS encoding O-antigen ligase family protein — protein: MDVKSLFGLTVVPASILGGILAATVSKRIRDLFFILLLALSPLIERLDVNFVSREWYRGTSRGFEVSVLDVLAISLLVSSFLVPRRGESRAYWPPSFGLMLLLFVYAAANVAMSSPMLFGLFELFRMFRGLLLVLAVAFYLRNERELRMFVFALSILICYEGLLALKQRYLGGIHRVPGTVDESNSLSVLLCSTTPVMVAALTSRLPKMLKLLCALAIPLALVAEVMTISRAGVTIMALVLFGATITTVSFKITPRSIAISLVVVLGVTGIAAKSWKTLKERFGESTLKQEYGNKENMGRGYYIRVAKAIAREQFFGVGLNNWSYWVSNKYGPKLGYRFVHYKGVDREPSDQVPPDSNVDEAQAAPAHNLGALTVGELGIPGFLLFTLAWLRWFQMGGSFLLHRDPDPMRRIGVGIFFGCCGMFLQCLTEWVFRHLPLYYTFHVMLGVLMSLYFIKRQAAKQPVPPQPDAYPAVVSPPAFQPLPTPNPCASPIY
- a CDS encoding glycosyltransferase family 4 protein, with the translated sequence MRVAHLLRKLDPAEWSGTEMAIQRLLDGLRDQGVAPVVFCPRLQRESNGDPLAHSGVSVQRFKAFVPVLGLSPERKRQLVAVGGNLMSFELISSLWRQEELSIVHTHTLGRIGGIGLTIAKQRRLPFVVTVHGGVLDLPEKIKRSFNAPIEQGWEWGKLFGFLFQSHRLFRDAGAILTCNQREAALLQAQFPSKHIVVQPHGIPFEIYQRDQRRAARDAFPEVQGRQVLLCLGRIDPIKNQVWLLEQAGAFCKRHPRALLVLAGPCTDEPYGNLVHTTIRKLGFEQRVLLTGGFPPDDPRLVGLLQVADLLLLPSLSETFGLVILEAWAAGTPVLAARASGPASLVKQGENGWLFDLDNPQGFHEALDSALKNPEMARQTAKRGAVLAAKHSTTALAGKMKVLYELLLEEKQCAT
- a CDS encoding DUF2334 domain-containing protein, translating into MRYVIFRDDDTNALTPVDCLERLYRPFLDSGLPVNLATIPEVSMDAAMADGSPEGFLPRAAPSAAQGGKNQTASSQSQGSQATAGAADRQESPAPAQGAGQSDSSTDRRVPLASNQRLVSYLRANSGYHIAQHGCHHEYLEFDRLDLSGISQRLKRGTERLIEAGFARPQTFVAPYDRLSRPALQQVARRFRVLSTGWFELSRLPYSWWPQYAVKKLSHSPHWRVGNTLLLTHPGCLLSCQRSFSTMLGGIIHFLENQQLTVLVTHWWEYFRNGKPDEDFIGFLHETGNFVATHPQLKALSFDDLVNGNVPLN
- a CDS encoding 30S ribosomal protein S1 — protein: MLTMEEAMRQTGSLPFAAGNIVKGHIIEVRPKEVLVDIGYKSEGVISANEFDDIKSVKVGDEVDVLIEKLEDKEGMVVLSKEKAEFKKNWERILTICNEGGTIAGKVKAIVKGGLLVNIGVEAFLPASQIDIMTPKNLAQYVGNTYDFKVVKINQERQNIVLSRRELIEQERLERRQKLLTEMTPGDIRKGTVKNITDFGAFIDLNGIDGLLHITDMSWGRIGHPSELLKVGQDIDVVVLDINREKERVSLGLKQKLANPWDSIEQKYPVGARVKGKVVNLVPYGAFVELEPGVEGLVHVTELSWTKRVAKPSDMLKQDQELEAVVLGINREEQKISLGLRQLEANPWDKAHEKYPPGTRVKGKIRNLTSYGAFIELEEGLDGMIHVSDISWTRKINHPSEVLKKGDEVEAVVLEVDKANQRIAVGLKQVTQDPWENIDQLYKVGDLVTGKVTKLASFGAFIGLQHEIDGLVHISQISEDRVEKIKNVLKVGQEVTARVIKIDKSDRRIGLSVKAANYSTEQLKAEQAVLDALKPGEDLVALQHAFDAADEAKQEETKEG